A single genomic interval of Octopus bimaculoides isolate UCB-OBI-ISO-001 chromosome 10, ASM119413v2, whole genome shotgun sequence harbors:
- the LOC106871318 gene encoding peptide transporter family 2, producing the protein MESNGSSYGSTEITEKHDVQLVADSDDPSRLEHKIVASNEFNNKLSGKAWGRIKKIITMKTRFPSSIYYIIGNECCERFSFYGMKAILILYLTKYLLMKPNTATSIFHVFNMLCYFTPLIGALIADSFLGKYNAGPMIGLLLISTGTGGIKPCVAAFGGDQFSKGEEKLVQSFFSVFYFAVNAGSLLSTLLTPVLRADVKCFGGDCYMLAFGVPAILMIIALLYQCLSIIIFLFLSQYSIRQYWVLRRSNTPTHPHWLDAGLDKYDAVFVEDIKCLLRLLVMFLPVPLFWALFDQQGSRWTLQAEMMDGSLGHLGTLKPDQMQAINPILIILLIPLFETVIYPLLDRCHIPNRPLQRMVTGMTFATSAFLMAGFVQLHLNRIAEPQISPDQSGLSIVNVASCEVSVESIYFTGDLQYLQSSNLTKNNPGNFSVNYSESCTSDNMTKIDIQLNKGQASRLLFYEQDTKIHAVQALEQSEKPPKYMTSVSFFSMLPNSYSSRIKLKSEDSEFILNNTQMFVTPFMNIDPGEYTIYNQGKNKSEWVKTQHILELLTGATYTVVIVPHGRKHKFDIKIFHGLIEHTVSMLLQIPQYLLITIGEVMFSVTGLTFAYSEAPVSMKSVVQAAWLLTVAVGNLIVVFVAQTSLIENQASEFFLFSALMAADVILYSIISMFYRYNNNLPSPYISGVDDKLTLVQTPIDDSIGE; encoded by the exons AACATAAAATTGTAGCAAgcaatgaatttaataataaactgAGTGGCAAAGCTTGGGGTCGAATAAAG aaaattattacaaTGAAAACTAGATTCCCTTCGAGTATTTACTATATAATTGGAAATGAATGCTGTGAAAGATTCTCGTTTTATGGGATGAAAG CTATCCTGATATTGTACCTCACAAAATATCTTCTGATGAAACCAAACACAGCTACATCTATTTTTCATGTCTTTAATATGCTCTGTTATTTCACACCGTTGATCGGTGCATTGATAGCTGACAGTTTTCTGGGTAAATACAA tgcTGGTCCAATGATAGGATTATTGTTAATATCCACTGGTACTGGTGGTATAAAGCCATGTGTTGCAGCCTTTGGAGGAGACCAATTTAGCAAAGGAGAA gaAAAGTTAGTACAAagttttttctctgtcttctatTTTGCTGTCAATGCTGGAAGTCTTCTTTCTACTTTGCTAACTCCAGTCCTTAGAG ctgatgtcaaatgttttggtggtGATTGTTACATGTTGGCTTTTGGTGTTCCTGCCATCTTAATGATTATAGCTCTGT TATATCAATGTTTAtcaatcattatttttttgtttttgtctcagtATTCAATAAGACAATACTGGGTTCTGCGTCGCAGTAACACACCAACTCACCCTCATTGGCTTGATGCAGGTTTGGATAAATATGAT GCTGTCTTTGTGGAAGATATAAAATGCCTTTTGCGTCTTCTCGTCATGTTTTTACCAGTTCCACTATTTTGGGCACTCTTTGATCAACAG GGTTCTAGGTGGACACTACAAGCAGAAATGATGGATGGGAGTTTG GGTCACTTAGGTACACTGAAACCTGATCAAATGCAG gctATAAATCCTATCctgattattttattgattcctctTTTTGAAACCGTAATTTACCCATTGTTGGATCGATGTCATATCCCTAACAG ACCTCTACAAAGGATGGTGACTGGAATGACCTTTGCAACCTCAGCTTTCCTAATGGCTGGCTTTGTCCAGCTTCATCTCAAT CGTATAGCTGAGCCTCAGATTTCTCCTGACCAAAGTGGACTGTCAATTGTAAATGTAGCCTCATGTGAAGTGTCAGTAGAGTCCATTTATTTTACTGGAGACCTCCAATATCTTCAG TCATCAAACTTGACCAAAAATAATCCTGGTAACTTCTCAGTCAACTATTCTGAATCATGTACATCTGACAATATGACCAAAATTGATATTCAGCTTAACAAAGGCCAAGCATCTCGATTACTTTTCTACGAACAAGACACTAAAATCCATGCagttcag GCCTTGGAACAATCAGAGAAGCCTCCAAAATATATGACCTCTGTCAG CTTCTTCAGTATGCTTCCAAATTCCTACAGCTCTCGCATTAAATTGAAGTCTGAGGATTCTGAATTCATTTTAAACAATACACAAATGTTTGTGACTCCTTTTATGAATATCGATCCAGGAGA GTATACAATATATAACCAAGGTAAAAACAAAAGTGAGTGGGTAAAAACACAACACATATTAGAATTATTAACAGGTGCTACATACACAGTTGTCATTGTACCCCATGGACGTAAACATAAG TTTGATATAAAGATATTTCATGGATTAATAGAACACACTGTATCAATGTTACTCCAAATACCACAGTATCTTCTAATTACTATTGGTGAGGTTATGTTCTCAGTGACTGGCCTCACATTTGCTTATTCTGaa GCTCCTGTGTCAATGAAATCAGTTGTTCAAGCAGCTTGGTTGTTGACAGTCGCAGTAGGAAATCTTATTGTTGTGTTCGTAGCTCAAACATCACTTATTGAAAATCAG GCTTCAGAGTTTTTCCTGTTTTCTGCCCTCATGGCTGCGGATGTGATTTTATATAGCATCATTTCAATGTTTTACCGATATAACAACAACTTGCCAAGCCCATATATCAGTGGTGTGGATGACAAATTGACATTAGTTCAGACACCAATTGATGATAGCATTGGGGAATAA